A single Campylobacter ureolyticus ACS-301-V-Sch3b DNA region contains:
- a CDS encoding class I SAM-dependent DNA methyltransferase translates to MSLKTEDQVRGYAKEVLGFGDVEENINQGTGQITTFNQLGFKGYSDKPDGWYLPKNMNDVAIILETKSEEKDINKQAFIDELMKNIDIISSKYKKTIGILYNGKEIAIYKNKELIRVANKLQNKQYYIDLFKENYIDKNKIFTLTKRINDLLHFKFGIKNLYHRMIFTASALVVERFGGNLEAIKDNGYEPFRNKIYDTLAKSLQDHRKQNLKIDILLEVYSEIKMNIVENQEDINTFIDCIIEIAESINSDNWNGEDVMGIFFNEFNRYKKKSESGQVFTPEHITSFMYDLLEITYNDRLLDATCGSGAFLVKAMANMIKEVGGVNTKEAEDIKQNKLYGIEFDREIFALACANMLIHKDGKTNLEQYDTREKEACKWIKSKNITKVLMNPPYEKKYGCKKIVTNVLDNVPTGTKCAFILPDKKLEKDKMQSLLKRHTLDMIIKLPEKLFDAGVTTSVFVFETGKPQKDKKIFACYMEDDGLERVKNQGRHDIKNKWQEIEKYWLGVARTKVDTKYNTHQWIDSKEYLSYQKPQKPFEIYEEDFKKTIIDFILFEKKLM, encoded by the coding sequence ATGAGTTTAAAGACAGAAGACCAGGTTAGAGGTTATGCAAAAGAAGTACTAGGCTTTGGTGATGTTGAAGAAAACATTAACCAAGGTACCGGTCAAATAACTACTTTTAATCAATTAGGCTTTAAGGGATATTCAGATAAGCCAGATGGTTGGTATTTACCTAAAAATATGAATGATGTTGCAATAATTCTTGAAACAAAGTCAGAAGAAAAAGATATCAACAAACAGGCTTTTATTGATGAACTTATGAAAAATATAGATATAATTTCAAGCAAGTATAAAAAAACTATTGGTATTTTGTACAATGGTAAGGAAATTGCTATATATAAAAACAAGGAACTTATAAGAGTAGCTAATAAACTTCAAAATAAGCAATACTATATTGATTTATTTAAAGAAAACTACATAGACAAAAACAAAATTTTCACCTTAACAAAAAGAATAAATGATTTACTACATTTTAAATTTGGAATTAAAAATTTATATCACAGAATGATATTTACAGCTTCAGCCTTAGTAGTAGAAAGATTTGGTGGCAATCTTGAAGCAATTAAAGATAATGGCTATGAACCATTTAGGAACAAAATATATGACACTCTGGCAAAATCACTTCAAGACCATAGAAAACAAAATCTTAAAATAGATATTTTACTTGAGGTGTATAGCGAAATAAAAATGAACATTGTAGAAAATCAAGAAGATATCAATACATTTATTGATTGTATTATTGAAATTGCAGAGTCCATAAACTCAGATAACTGGAACGGCGAAGATGTAATGGGTATTTTCTTTAATGAATTTAATAGATACAAGAAAAAGTCCGAAAGTGGTCAAGTATTTACCCCTGAGCATATTACTTCATTTATGTATGATTTACTAGAGATAACCTACAATGACCGCCTACTTGACGCCACCTGCGGCAGCGGAGCGTTTTTAGTAAAAGCAATGGCAAATATGATAAAAGAGGTTGGAGGTGTTAATACAAAAGAAGCAGAAGATATAAAACAAAATAAGCTTTATGGTATCGAGTTTGACAGAGAAATTTTTGCCCTAGCTTGTGCCAATATGCTTATTCACAAAGATGGTAAGACTAATTTGGAGCAATATGATACAAGAGAAAAGGAAGCTTGCAAATGGATCAAATCTAAAAATATTACTAAAGTATTGATGAATCCTCCATACGAGAAAAAATACGGTTGTAAAAAAATAGTTACAAATGTACTAGACAATGTTCCTACTGGTACAAAGTGTGCATTTATATTACCAGATAAAAAACTAGAAAAAGATAAAATGCAATCATTATTAAAAAGACATACACTTGATATGATTATAAAATTACCAGAAAAACTTTTTGATGCTGGAGTAACAACAAGTGTATTTGTTTTTGAAACTGGAAAACCACAAAAAGATAAAAAAATATTTGCTTGCTATATGGAAGATGATGGACTTGAAAGGGTTAAAAATCAAGGTAGGCATGATATAAAAAATAAGTGGCAAGAAATAGAAAAATATTGGTTAGGAGTTGCAAGAACAAAAGTAGATACAAAATATAATACACATCAATGGATAGATTCAAAAGAATATTTGTCATATCAAAAACCACAGAAACCTTTTGAAATATATGAAGAAGATTTTAAAAAAACCATTATAGATTTTATACTTTTTGAAAAAAAATTGATGTAA